The Zonotrichia albicollis isolate bZonAlb1 chromosome 9, bZonAlb1.hap1, whole genome shotgun sequence genome has a window encoding:
- the SSR3 gene encoding translocon-associated protein subunit gamma: MAPKGGPGGRQQSEEDLLLQDFSRNLSAKSSALFFGNAFIVSAIPIWLYWRIWHMDLVQSAVLYSVMTLISTYLVAFAYKNVKFVLKHKVAQKREDAVSKEVTRKLSEADNRKMSRKEKDERILWKKNEVADYEATTFSIFYNNTLFLVLVIIASFFVLKNFNPTVNYILSISASSGLIALLSTGSK; encoded by the exons ATGGCTCCCAAgggcggccccggcggccgGCAGCAGTCCGAGGAggatctgctgctgcaggacttCAGCCGCAACCTCTCGGCCAAGTCCTCCGCGCTCTTCTTCGGCAACGCCTTCATCGTCTCCGCCATCCCTATCT GGCTTTATTGGAGAATATGGCATATGGATCTTGTTCAATCTGCAGTCCTGTACAGCGTGATGACCCTCATCAGTACCTATCTCGTGGCTTTTGCATATAAAAACGTCAAGTTTGTCCTCAAACACAA AGTAGCCCAGAAAAGAGAAGATGCAGTTTCCAAGGAGGTGACTCGCAAGCTGTCCGAGGCAGACAACAGGAAGATGTCCCGCAAGGAGAAGGATGAAAG GATTCTGtggaagaaaaatgaagttGCAGACTATGAAGCAACAACTTTCTCCATCTTCTACAACAACACCCTCTTTCTGGTGCTGGTTATCATCGCTTCCTTTTTCGTGCTGAAGAACTTCAACCCCACTGT AAACTACATCCTTTCTATCAGTGCTTCCTCAGGACTGATTGCTCTGCTGTCCACAGGATCCAAGTAG